ATGTCGTAGGCGGTGACGACGTGGAAATAGAAATTCCCCATCGCGTAGGCGAGCAGATATTGCTGGCCCGTGAAGGGCAGTTCCGCCTTGCCCACCTTGATCGCGACCGGACGGTCTTCCGAACCGTCGATCTCCTCGGGCCTGTAGGTCTTGAGATGGTCGCGCACTCTGTCGATCCGCGCCTTGAGGTCGGCGAAGCTCTTTTCCGTGTCCTCGATCCTCAGGATCTCCCGCCCGGCCAGCCGCGCCGATGCACCCTTGGCATGGTCGGTCGCGATCTGCACCTGCGCCGTCAGCGGCAGCATGTCGGGCGCCAGCCGCGCGGTGAGCAGATCGGCGGGGTCGATGCCGTTTGCCGCTGCATGCGCCTCGCCCTTGGCGAGCACATGCGACAGATTCTTCAACACGCCGGAAAAGACAGGCACCGACGCCTGGTACATCGAAATGGTCATGGAAACTCCGCCTCTCACGCCCGCGCAGCAGGGCGTGGGCCGCGGCAGCGATAGACGCTGGCCAAGACCGGCGCAAGCGTCGCGAGGCGGTCGCAATCGGTGGTATCATGTCGACACGTGGGATGGAGAAGACAGATGCGATTCGTTGCCGCGACCCTGGCCCTTGCCGCCTGCAGCTTGAGCGCAGGTGTGTCGTTCGCCCAGCAGGAACCCTACCTCGACGACCGTTCGACCCCGCAGGCGCTGGTGAAGTCGCTCTACAACGCGATCGGCCGCAAGGAATATGCCCGCGCCTACGGCTATTTCGCCAACCCGCCCGCGCCGACGCTGAACGACTATGCCAAGGGCTTTGACG
The Mesorhizobium australicum genome window above contains:
- a CDS encoding DUF1993 domain-containing protein, producing MTISMYQASVPVFSGVLKNLSHVLAKGEAHAAANGIDPADLLTARLAPDMLPLTAQVQIATDHAKGASARLAGREILRIEDTEKSFADLKARIDRVRDHLKTYRPEEIDGSEDRPVAIKVGKAELPFTGQQYLLAYAMGNFYFHVVTAYDILRHKGVVLGKADFFGRG